ACAGGACATTTATGAAAGTGTACTGAAGCTGATGAAAATCGCTAAAGAAGGGTAACGGAGGCGGGTATGAGACCAATTGTTGTTCCACAGTTAAATGCGAATGATAACAGCTGCTTGATCCAGAACTATTATTGCGCTGAGGGTGAATTCATTCATTCCGGTGATCTGATTACCACCTTGGAGACCTCCAAGGCAGCTATTGATATCGAATGTGAAGCAGACGGCTATTTTTATCCTGCGGCTAAAGAACAAACCGATGTGAGAACCGGCGAGGTTATTGCCTTTGTTTTTGAGTCCCTCCAAGAAATGAATACATACAAGGAATTATCCGTGGGCAGTGCCACAGCAGAAAGCACGGCCAATTACAAACTTTCCAATCAGGCAGAAGTGTTTGCCGCATTGCACCAATTTTCGCAGCAGGAGCTGTCAGCCTTAAATAAGAAATTGATTAAATTAAGTGATTTGGAGGAGCTGCTGAAGCAAAGAATCGACGGGGATGAGACCCGGATTCTCTTGAGTAAGAATCAAAAACAGGTCTCTAAAACAGTAGCCAAATCGCATGCGAATATTCCGAACGCATTTTTATTAATGAAAGTGTATTGTGATGAAGCTCTAACCGGAATGCGGGAAATTGGTGAGCAGCTTGAGGTCATTGTGGGGTTTGGAGAAGTATTGCCGGTGCTGCTGGTATCAATCAAGGATGAATTCCCATTGTTGTACGGAACGCTGAAGGATGAGGATACATTTATTCCTGCAGCTGAAGTCAACGTTGGTGTGACCATCGATGTGGGAACAGGTCTCTACATTCCGGTAATTAAAGCTGAACACGCTGGAAGGATTGAACATACTGCAGAAATAATGATGGAATATAAATATAAAGCCTTAAGAAGCAGTTTTGCCGAAGCGGATCTGATGGACGGAACGATAACGATTAGTCTGAATACAAGCGCCGATGTTGTCAGCGTCATTCCCATCATTCTGCCGGGACAGACCGGGATGATTTCCGTGG
This genomic interval from Paenibacillus sp. FSL H8-0332 contains the following:
- a CDS encoding 2-oxo acid dehydrogenase subunit E2, producing METSKAAIDIECEADGYFYPAAKEQTDVRTGEVIAFVFESLQEMNTYKELSVGSATAESTANYKLSNQAEVFAALHQFSQQELSALNKKLIKLSDLEELLKQRIDGDETRILLSKNQKQVSKTVAKSHANIPNAFLLMKVYCDEALTGMREIGEQLEVIVGFGEVLPVLLVSIKDEFPLLYGTLKDEDTFIPAAEVNVGVTIDVGTGLYIPVIKAEHAGRIEHTAEIMMEYKYKALRSSFAEADLMDGTITISLNTSADVVSVIPIILPGQTGMISVGAVMKELVLKEGTVAERSYINLGLAYDHRVVNGFYAVEFLTRLKSKLEHFEINV